A genome region from Bifidobacterium coryneforme includes the following:
- a CDS encoding YhgE/Pip domain-containing protein — protein sequence MRTILAIFRRDLWRILRNPVALVVTIGVAILPSLYAWFNIMALWDPYSNTKELPVAVVSMDRGAQSAQTGKLNAGRSVIEELRDNKSLGWKFMDDDKAAIDEVNSGRCYAAIIIPERFSSDLVGVVEGTGSRPALDYYVNEKKNAIAPKVTDTGASTIDQEINTVFISAVSDALAGKVLETAGDAQGAAEQTRSQVVGDLGRTIDQIDQMAAQLDRIDSTMGQARQTVADSKQNIKDLQAQIASTQTTLSKAQGTMTQVRDDSLGFSTALNQALANGTTDLSNGIADVNTVAGGITADLNTTQDKVDRVNSSLGQLVDANGRAVDGLQSGLDHSGLRPGDPVYDTIQGQITSLKTTNQQQKSSLDSFRKNSSAALKSGKQATSDLSSAMTGTGNTGIAALSTASRGLTGTTMPNLLTGLDNLNASNGSLQGALTSLSTTAAQTSTLLDQLDSTIGQAQTTLATTKTSLASVRSDLDVVRTDVAALGSSAAWNRISQTLGLNPESFGKAMATPVELETHTVYPVSNYGSSVAPFYTNLALWVGGFILIAIYKLEVDKEGIGKCNATQAYLGRWLLLVFVGFFQALIATVGDLMLGVQCQQPLLFVLAGVFSSFVYINIIYALAASFRHIGKALAVVLVILQIPGSSGMYPIEMMPDFFRNLNPWLPFTYGINAMRETIGGMYGSHYWVDMLHVFWYLPVALLIGLVVRRYLLNLNALFDRRLGATDLMLTEQNHSADRRLNLGNLARAFMGGGEEGYHAILRQRAHRFLSIYPSLIRAGLALVLLPVLFLILLFSTEAKIVMLIACIASIVLIDTYLIVVEYICDSYVQQLGMTERSGDDFRSLILPAARGRRAGDTATTRLTAAAHESIRRRDGVGTDQGKGGASEGAPGSTGGSGPDHRGFEESEGGENR from the coding sequence GTGAGGACCATACTGGCCATCTTCAGGCGAGACCTCTGGAGGATACTGCGCAATCCCGTGGCCCTGGTGGTCACCATAGGCGTGGCCATCCTCCCATCGCTGTATGCCTGGTTCAACATCATGGCCCTGTGGGACCCGTACAGCAATACCAAGGAGCTCCCCGTGGCAGTGGTCAGCATGGATCGGGGTGCCCAGTCGGCCCAGACGGGCAAGCTCAACGCGGGGCGGTCGGTCATCGAGGAGCTGAGGGACAACAAGAGCCTCGGCTGGAAGTTCATGGACGACGACAAGGCGGCCATCGACGAGGTGAACTCAGGTCGCTGCTACGCGGCCATCATCATTCCCGAACGGTTCAGCTCGGACCTGGTCGGTGTGGTCGAGGGGACCGGAAGCAGACCCGCCCTGGATTATTACGTCAACGAGAAGAAGAACGCCATCGCCCCCAAGGTGACCGATACGGGGGCCTCCACAATCGACCAGGAAATCAATACGGTCTTCATCTCGGCGGTCAGTGACGCCCTGGCCGGGAAGGTGCTGGAGACGGCCGGCGATGCCCAAGGGGCGGCCGAGCAGACCAGGAGCCAGGTGGTGGGTGATCTGGGGCGGACCATCGACCAGATCGATCAGATGGCGGCGCAGCTGGATCGGATCGACTCCACCATGGGCCAGGCTCGGCAGACAGTGGCGGATTCCAAGCAGAACATCAAGGATCTGCAGGCCCAGATAGCCTCAACCCAGACCACCCTGAGCAAGGCCCAGGGCACCATGACCCAGGTTCGGGATGACAGTCTGGGATTTTCCACCGCTCTGAACCAGGCTCTGGCCAACGGCACGACAGACCTGTCGAACGGGATTGCGGATGTGAACACGGTGGCCGGCGGCATCACCGCTGACCTGAACACCACCCAGGACAAGGTTGATCGTGTCAACTCGAGTCTTGGGCAGCTGGTCGATGCCAACGGGAGGGCAGTGGATGGACTTCAGTCCGGTCTGGACCATTCCGGACTGCGACCGGGAGATCCTGTGTATGACACCATCCAGGGGCAGATCACCAGTCTGAAGACCACCAACCAACAGCAGAAATCCTCTTTGGACAGTTTCAGGAAGAACTCGTCGGCCGCCCTGAAATCGGGCAAGCAGGCCACGTCGGACCTGAGCTCGGCCATGACTGGTACCGGCAATACGGGCATCGCGGCGCTGTCAACGGCCAGCCGTGGACTGACCGGAACCACCATGCCCAATCTCCTTACGGGGTTGGATAATCTCAACGCCTCCAACGGCTCCCTCCAGGGTGCCCTGACCAGCCTGTCGACCACAGCCGCTCAAACATCGACCCTCCTTGACCAGCTGGATTCGACCATCGGCCAGGCCCAGACCACCCTGGCAACCACCAAGACCTCACTGGCCTCGGTCAGGTCGGATCTGGATGTGGTTCGTACCGATGTGGCTGCCCTGGGGTCCTCAGCCGCCTGGAACCGGATATCCCAGACCCTTGGTCTGAACCCCGAGTCGTTCGGCAAGGCCATGGCGACCCCTGTGGAACTGGAAACCCATACGGTCTACCCAGTCAGCAACTACGGGTCCTCGGTGGCACCCTTCTATACCAATCTGGCCCTTTGGGTGGGTGGTTTCATTCTGATCGCCATCTATAAGCTGGAGGTCGACAAGGAGGGTATCGGCAAGTGCAACGCCACCCAGGCCTACCTGGGTCGCTGGCTCCTCCTCGTTTTCGTTGGCTTCTTCCAGGCCCTGATTGCTACGGTGGGCGACCTGATGTTGGGCGTCCAGTGCCAGCAGCCCCTCCTTTTCGTTCTTGCCGGGGTGTTCTCCTCCTTCGTCTACATCAATATCATCTACGCCCTGGCCGCCTCGTTCCGTCACATCGGCAAGGCCCTGGCCGTGGTCCTGGTCATCCTGCAGATTCCGGGTTCCTCGGGTATGTATCCGATTGAAATGATGCCCGACTTCTTCCGGAACCTGAATCCCTGGCTCCCCTTCACCTACGGAATCAATGCCATGAGGGAGACCATCGGCGGCATGTACGGGTCCCATTACTGGGTGGATATGCTCCACGTCTTCTGGTACCTGCCGGTTGCCCTCCTGATTGGTCTGGTGGTGCGGCGGTACCTCCTCAACCTGAATGCCCTCTTCGACCGGCGTCTGGGCGCCACCGACCTGATGCTGACCGAGCAGAACCACTCGGCCGATCGGAGACTGAACCTCGGCAACCTGGCCCGGGCCTTCATGGGCGGCGGTGAGGAAGGCTACCATGCGATTCTGCGGCAGCGGGCCCATCGCTTCCTGTCAATCTATCCGTCCCTGATCAGGGCGGGCCTGGCCCTGGTTCTCCTGCCTGTTCTCTTCCTCATCCTCCTTTTCAGCACCGAGGCCAAGATTGTCATGCTGATCGCCTGCATCGCCTCCATCGTGCTGATCGATACCTATCTGATTGTTGTCGAGTACATCTGTGACAGCTATGTTCAGCAGCTTGGTATGACCGAGAGGTCCGGTGACGACTTCCGTTCCCTGATTCTGCCCGCGGCCCGTGGGCGCCGAGCAGGAGACACCGCCACGACCAGGCTGACTGCTGCCGCCCACGAATCCATCCGGAGACGTGACGGGGTCGGAACGGACCAGGGAAAGGGCGGCGCCTCCGAGGGCGCACCCGGGAGCACGGGCGGTTCGGGCCCGGACCACAGGGGCTTTGAGGAATCCGAAGGTGGTGAGAACCGATGA
- a CDS encoding YhgE/Pip domain-containing protein has protein sequence MKNIWRILRKDLSDATSNVIAIIVLMGLVIVPALYAWFNIAASWDPYKNTKAIKVAVANTDKGYKSDLIPVKINVGETVTSTLRANDQLDWKFVNRDQALDGVRSGEYYAAIIIPKDFSADMMTLFSPDMEHAKLEYYLNEKKNAIAPHVTEQGADTVATTIDKTFVKTVGQVGIDLASQVFTYSKSPQAQDYLDRATDHINQISGRLATASDQVNAYAGLLDSSGQMIDSTGRILGQSDSALSQTRKSLNQGVKGTKDLGKSLSGSADSVNTALDQASGAYDTIASKIDDAFAQVGNQSAAVSGQLDDLSNRVNASAADYDGLIASLDALRDSVQSDAGLTPAQRQALLDAIDRAQANMRTAQASQRDLADHISQASQAVRDGSGKLDELHQGLKDRISQARSSVDQVRDQYRKDLKPRLDDLAGAVDTVVGSTGQLLTGLDGTIKGASGLTGSMADDISHTKDQLTGISQRLAQAAKRLTDLSGHLTQAYQGQDAESVKSLLAGDSDTLASLLASPVGVNRHAVFPVMNYGSAMTPFYTVLSIWVGATILAAMMKVAISDRKKASVLHLDSLQAAWNRADADEADPGDPHPWGEFRPESPGNARRFGLKLYQEYFGRFAIFALLSVLQGCLIGLGDLFYLKVQCVHPLLFIVVAIFTSFVFMNLIYTLVVSFGDIGKAIAVILLVMQVAGSGGTFPMETLPGFFQGVYPFLPFVHAIGAMQSAVAGIYGMEFWREMGALALFLVPSLLLGLLLRKPVIRFNDWIVRNLESTKLM, from the coding sequence ATGAAGAACATCTGGAGGATACTGCGCAAGGACCTGTCTGATGCCACCAGCAACGTCATCGCCATCATAGTTCTGATGGGGTTGGTTATCGTGCCGGCCCTTTACGCCTGGTTCAACATCGCCGCCAGCTGGGACCCCTATAAGAACACCAAGGCCATCAAGGTGGCCGTGGCCAATACCGACAAGGGGTACAAGTCCGACCTGATTCCGGTCAAAATCAACGTGGGGGAGACGGTTACCAGCACCCTGCGGGCAAACGACCAGCTGGACTGGAAGTTCGTCAACCGTGACCAGGCGTTGGATGGGGTGCGCTCAGGTGAGTACTATGCCGCCATCATCATCCCCAAGGATTTCAGTGCGGATATGATGACCCTGTTCTCGCCCGACATGGAACATGCCAAGCTTGAGTACTATCTGAACGAGAAAAAGAACGCCATCGCCCCTCATGTCACCGAGCAGGGTGCGGATACGGTGGCCACCACCATCGACAAGACCTTCGTCAAGACCGTGGGACAGGTGGGGATTGACCTCGCCAGCCAGGTATTCACATACTCCAAGAGCCCCCAGGCCCAGGACTATCTGGACAGGGCCACCGATCACATCAATCAGATATCAGGCAGGTTGGCCACTGCATCCGATCAGGTGAACGCCTACGCGGGTCTGCTGGACTCGTCGGGACAGATGATCGACTCCACCGGCAGGATTCTGGGACAGTCCGACTCCGCCCTTTCCCAGACCAGGAAGTCCCTGAACCAGGGAGTCAAGGGCACCAAGGACCTGGGGAAGTCCCTTTCCGGCTCGGCCGACTCGGTCAATACAGCCCTGGACCAGGCTTCCGGAGCCTATGACACCATCGCTTCCAAGATTGACGACGCCTTTGCCCAGGTAGGGAATCAGAGTGCTGCGGTCAGCGGTCAGTTGGACGATTTGAGCAACAGGGTCAACGCCTCGGCCGCCGACTATGACGGATTGATTGCCAGCCTGGATGCCTTGCGGGACTCTGTTCAATCCGACGCGGGTCTGACTCCCGCCCAGCGCCAGGCCCTGTTGGATGCCATCGACCGGGCCCAGGCCAACATGCGCACCGCCCAGGCCTCCCAGCGCGACCTGGCCGACCACATCAGCCAGGCTTCGCAGGCGGTCAGGGACGGTTCGGGCAAATTGGATGAACTCCACCAGGGCCTTAAGGACAGAATCAGCCAGGCCCGTTCCTCGGTTGACCAGGTACGCGACCAGTACAGGAAGGATCTGAAGCCGCGACTGGATGACCTGGCGGGGGCCGTCGATACCGTGGTCGGCTCTACAGGCCAGCTCTTGACCGGCCTGGATGGCACCATCAAGGGGGCTTCGGGCCTGACCGGCTCCATGGCCGATGACATCAGCCATACCAAGGACCAGCTGACCGGCATTTCCCAGCGGCTTGCCCAGGCCGCGAAGCGGTTGACCGACCTGAGCGGCCACCTGACGCAGGCCTACCAGGGTCAGGATGCCGAGAGCGTCAAGTCTCTCCTGGCCGGCGATTCGGACACGTTGGCCTCTCTCCTGGCCTCCCCGGTCGGTGTCAACCGTCATGCCGTCTTCCCGGTCATGAACTACGGGTCGGCCATGACCCCCTTCTATACCGTCCTCTCCATCTGGGTGGGTGCCACGATTCTCGCGGCCATGATGAAGGTTGCCATCTCCGACAGGAAGAAGGCGTCCGTGCTCCACCTCGACTCCTTGCAGGCCGCCTGGAATCGGGCGGATGCAGACGAGGCCGACCCCGGCGACCCCCACCCCTGGGGAGAGTTCCGCCCCGAGTCTCCGGGCAATGCCCGGCGCTTCGGGCTCAAACTCTATCAGGAGTACTTCGGTCGGTTCGCGATCTTCGCCCTCCTGTCCGTACTTCAGGGATGCCTGATTGGTCTGGGTGACCTCTTCTATCTGAAGGTCCAGTGCGTCCATCCGCTCCTGTTCATTGTGGTGGCCATTTTCACCTCCTTCGTCTTCATGAACCTGATTTATACCCTGGTGGTTTCCTTCGGCGATATCGGCAAGGCCATCGCAGTCATCCTCCTGGTCATGCAGGTGGCCGGCTCGGGCGGTACCTTCCCCATGGAGACCCTGCCCGGTTTCTTCCAGGGGGTCTACCCGTTCCTTCCCTTCGTCCACGCCATCGGGGCCATGCAATCCGCCGTGGCCGGTATTTACGGGATGGAGTTCTGGAGGGAGATGGGTGCCCTGGCCCTCTTCCTGGTTCCCTCCCTTTTGCTGGGCCTTCTTCTGCGCAAGCCCGTGATTCGCTTCAACGACTGGATTGTTCGGAACCTGGAGAGCACCAAGCTCATGTAG
- a CDS encoding alpha/beta fold hydrolase, producing MTVDLIDEERYDRIMQDTVLPDIALCRHEGWMTSQSASGKGGILVDEADRDRYGSDELLHYVCYDRGEFQDRTSEPCQARCRGAVVISFGFTEFADKYQELTWYFLMEGYSVCILEHWGHGFSGRGVSDPNLVWVDHWQRYVADLAAFCSQVGRSYAGDRPLVLYAHSMGGGVGARLLARFPAMIDKAILSSPMIVPRTGLMPAVAWGAANGACLMGWSRRMAPGFGPFNPEINMDNYPGGSRARVAWTQRQRRDQVRFQTSAATFGWVRESLELSRAVLRPSQCGQVESPLLVFQAQHDRFVLPSPQERFVAQVRDGSCQAELVKIPDSMHELYQMPNAVLGPYLDRIFAFLDEPCQLDEED from the coding sequence ATGACCGTCGATCTGATTGACGAGGAACGGTATGACCGGATCATGCAGGATACCGTCCTGCCGGATATTGCCCTCTGCCGCCACGAAGGGTGGATGACCTCCCAAAGCGCTTCGGGGAAGGGCGGCATCCTGGTGGATGAGGCGGACCGGGATCGGTACGGGTCGGATGAGCTTCTTCACTATGTCTGCTACGACCGGGGCGAGTTCCAGGACCGCACTTCGGAACCCTGCCAGGCCCGCTGCCGTGGTGCGGTGGTCATCTCCTTCGGGTTCACGGAGTTCGCCGACAAGTACCAGGAGCTGACCTGGTACTTCCTGATGGAGGGGTACTCGGTCTGCATCCTGGAGCACTGGGGGCACGGGTTCTCTGGGCGGGGCGTCTCCGATCCCAATCTGGTCTGGGTGGATCACTGGCAGCGTTATGTGGCCGACTTGGCGGCCTTCTGCTCCCAGGTGGGGCGGTCCTATGCAGGTGACCGACCCCTGGTCCTGTACGCCCATTCCATGGGTGGCGGTGTGGGGGCGCGGCTCCTGGCGAGGTTCCCTGCCATGATCGACAAGGCCATCCTCTCTTCACCGATGATTGTTCCCAGAACAGGGCTCATGCCCGCTGTGGCCTGGGGTGCGGCGAATGGTGCATGTCTGATGGGGTGGAGCAGGCGGATGGCGCCTGGATTCGGTCCCTTCAACCCGGAGATCAACATGGACAACTACCCCGGGGGAAGCCGGGCCCGGGTGGCCTGGACCCAGCGGCAAAGGCGGGACCAGGTCCGCTTCCAGACCAGCGCGGCCACCTTCGGCTGGGTAAGGGAGAGCCTGGAACTGAGCAGGGCGGTCCTGAGGCCATCCCAGTGTGGGCAGGTGGAGTCACCCCTGCTGGTGTTCCAGGCTCAGCACGACCGCTTCGTTCTTCCCTCACCACAGGAACGGTTCGTGGCCCAGGTGCGAGATGGAAGTTGCCAGGCCGAGCTGGTGAAGATACCCGACAGCATGCACGAGCTCTACCAGATGCCGAACGCGGTTCTTGGTCCCTATCTGGACCGTATCTTCGCCTTCCTGGATGAGCCCTGCCAACTCGACGAGGAGGACTAG
- a CDS encoding heavy metal translocating P-type ATPase, whose protein sequence is MSSTLVLIAALVITAGIIWYFFAPKKAAQAKEEDGVQTVRITVKGGYSPQLIQVQAGRPVKLVFDRQESGECSSHVVFNDFNIDKTLPAFQTSTIQLTPPKAGDYPFACGMNMLHGMLRATDGPRAGDTADSTRTEADEAVPNQEQRNQGQINQSQEDQGEADQERTAEIRDLTRRFIVALIFTLPVFIPAMFGMFIPMPHILMNPWVQLVLILPVMFYAGWPIHRTGWLALAHRTPEMNSLVALGTATAFLYSLVVTIAPQLLPVGSREPYYEAVGTIITLMILGQILEARARRGTGDAIRALVGLRPKTATVVRTDQDGMETTREIPVDDVAVGDVIQVHPGEKMPVDGQVISGSSSVDESMVTGEPMPVLKQEGDSLVGATVNGTGSLRYRATQVGQDTVLAQIIRLVRTAQTSKAPIQKLADRISSIFIPGVILVALWTFVVWWVFGPMPRGVYGIVAAVSVLVIACPCALGLATPLSVTIGTGRGARAGVLYRSAEALQGAHDVDTVVLDKTGTITQGRPELADVLTAPGVDGRLLIRAAASAESNSEHPLAQAIVQAAKDRNLAMVQADGFDSVTGEGIDATFPPGSFQEDRAEGPRNGDAIHVLVGNRRLLEGRGIESGTGRSDHADTQSLFDTARSWEDQGRTTIFVAIDGLPAGVLAVTDQVKPGSRQAIHDLNERGIQTIMLTGDNQGTAEKVGGQVGVNRVVAQIHPEDKAGIVKALQAQGHKVAMIGDGINDAPALAQADLGMAIGTGTDVAIESADVTLVSGDLNAAVKAIDLSAATMRNIHQNLWFAFGYNGLGIPIAAGLLYPFTGLLLNPMIAGAAMAFSSLSVVLNANRLRRTPLRARPVKGATPIDMDALTTDINISDHQEHNQEKGHEMGLFHRHDNNQQNQSAKVTDPVCGMTIDPDTAAAKRDYQGNTYYFCSQNCADTFNKDPEKVLNK, encoded by the coding sequence ATGAGCAGCACTCTCGTTCTCATTGCGGCCCTGGTCATAACGGCAGGCATCATCTGGTATTTCTTCGCGCCCAAGAAAGCCGCCCAGGCCAAGGAAGAGGACGGCGTCCAGACCGTCCGCATCACAGTCAAAGGCGGATACAGCCCCCAACTGATCCAGGTTCAGGCCGGGCGGCCGGTCAAGCTGGTCTTCGACCGCCAGGAGAGCGGAGAGTGCTCCTCGCACGTGGTCTTCAACGACTTCAACATCGACAAGACCCTGCCTGCCTTCCAGACCTCGACCATCCAGCTGACACCACCCAAAGCCGGCGACTACCCCTTTGCCTGCGGAATGAACATGCTCCATGGGATGCTCCGGGCCACCGACGGACCCCGGGCAGGGGATACCGCGGACTCCACCCGGACAGAAGCGGACGAAGCAGTGCCCAATCAGGAGCAGAGGAACCAGGGGCAAATCAACCAATCTCAGGAGGACCAGGGCGAAGCGGACCAGGAACGAACGGCTGAAATCCGCGACCTGACCCGACGGTTCATCGTGGCCCTGATCTTCACCCTCCCGGTCTTCATCCCGGCCATGTTCGGCATGTTCATCCCCATGCCCCACATCCTGATGAACCCCTGGGTTCAACTGGTCCTGATTCTGCCGGTCATGTTCTACGCAGGCTGGCCCATCCACCGCACCGGATGGCTGGCCCTGGCGCACCGGACTCCCGAGATGAACTCCCTGGTCGCCCTGGGCACCGCCACCGCATTCCTCTACTCGCTGGTGGTCACCATAGCGCCGCAACTCCTCCCCGTCGGCAGTCGTGAACCCTACTACGAGGCGGTGGGAACCATCATCACCCTGATGATTCTCGGCCAGATACTTGAGGCACGGGCGCGACGCGGCACCGGTGATGCCATTCGCGCCCTGGTCGGATTGAGGCCGAAAACGGCCACCGTGGTCAGGACCGACCAGGATGGCATGGAGACCACCAGGGAAATCCCGGTCGACGATGTGGCCGTCGGAGATGTGATCCAGGTCCACCCGGGCGAGAAGATGCCAGTGGATGGCCAGGTCATTTCGGGGTCATCCTCGGTCGACGAGTCCATGGTGACCGGCGAACCCATGCCCGTTCTCAAACAGGAGGGCGACTCCCTGGTGGGGGCCACCGTCAACGGGACAGGCTCCCTGCGCTACAGGGCCACCCAGGTCGGTCAGGACACGGTCCTGGCCCAGATCATCCGCCTGGTCAGGACGGCCCAGACCTCCAAGGCGCCCATCCAGAAACTTGCCGACCGGATATCCTCCATCTTCATTCCAGGGGTCATCCTGGTGGCGCTGTGGACCTTCGTGGTCTGGTGGGTCTTCGGCCCCATGCCCCGCGGGGTCTACGGAATAGTGGCGGCGGTCTCCGTCCTGGTCATCGCCTGCCCCTGCGCCCTGGGACTCGCCACCCCACTGTCGGTGACGATCGGAACCGGGCGCGGAGCCCGGGCCGGCGTGCTCTACAGGTCGGCGGAGGCCCTCCAGGGGGCGCATGATGTTGATACGGTCGTGCTCGACAAGACGGGCACCATCACCCAGGGCCGTCCGGAACTGGCCGACGTTCTGACCGCACCGGGGGTGGACGGCCGGCTCCTGATCAGGGCGGCCGCAAGCGCCGAGAGCAACTCCGAGCATCCCCTGGCCCAGGCCATCGTTCAGGCAGCCAAGGACCGCAACCTCGCCATGGTCCAAGCCGACGGCTTCGATTCGGTCACCGGCGAGGGCATCGACGCAACCTTCCCCCCGGGCTCCTTCCAGGAAGACAGGGCGGAAGGTCCCCGTAACGGGGATGCCATCCATGTCCTGGTCGGCAACCGCAGGCTCCTCGAAGGCAGGGGAATCGAGTCGGGTACCGGACGGTCGGACCATGCGGACACACAGTCGCTCTTCGACACCGCCCGCAGCTGGGAAGACCAGGGGCGCACGACCATCTTCGTCGCCATCGATGGACTTCCGGCCGGGGTCCTGGCCGTGACCGACCAGGTCAAACCCGGCTCCAGGCAGGCCATCCATGACCTGAACGAACGCGGCATCCAGACAATCATGTTGACCGGCGACAACCAGGGCACCGCCGAAAAGGTGGGTGGTCAGGTAGGTGTCAACCGGGTGGTGGCGCAAATCCACCCCGAGGACAAGGCGGGCATCGTCAAGGCCCTCCAGGCCCAGGGGCACAAGGTCGCCATGATCGGGGACGGAATCAACGACGCCCCGGCCCTGGCCCAGGCCGACCTGGGTATGGCAATCGGCACCGGAACGGACGTGGCCATCGAGTCCGCCGACGTAACCCTGGTCTCGGGCGACCTGAATGCAGCCGTCAAGGCCATTGACCTTTCGGCGGCGACCATGCGCAACATCCATCAGAACCTCTGGTTCGCCTTCGGGTACAACGGCCTGGGCATACCCATCGCCGCCGGTCTCCTCTACCCCTTCACCGGCCTCCTCCTCAACCCGATGATCGCCGGGGCCGCCATGGCCTTCTCGTCCCTGTCGGTGGTCCTGAACGCCAATCGTCTACGCCGAACCCCGCTCAGGGCCAGACCGGTCAAGGGGGCCACCCCCATCGACATGGATGCCCTTACTACGGATATCAACATTTCCGACCATCAAGAACACAACCAAGAGAAAGGACATGAGATGGGACTCTTCCACCGTCATGACAACAATCAGCAGAATCAATCCGCCAAGGTGACCGACCCGGTCTGCGGTATGACCATCGACCCCGACACGGCTGCGGCCAAGCGCGACTATCAGGGGAACACCTACTACTTCTGCTCGCAGAACTGCGCCGACACCTTCAACAAGGACCCGGAGAAGGTTCTGAACAAGTAG
- a CDS encoding metal-sensitive transcriptional regulator — protein MPGYANDKKRTITRLRRIEGQVRAIEQMVESDTYCIDILTQIAASTSALKSVALTLLDDHMNHCVRQAAAKGGEEADEKMEEASEAIARLVRS, from the coding sequence TTGCCCGGATATGCCAACGACAAGAAGAGAACCATCACCAGACTTCGGCGTATCGAGGGTCAGGTCAGGGCCATCGAGCAGATGGTAGAGTCCGATACCTACTGCATCGACATCCTCACCCAGATTGCAGCCTCCACCAGCGCTTTGAAATCGGTGGCACTGACGCTTCTGGATGACCACATGAACCACTGTGTCCGTCAGGCTGCCGCCAAGGGCGGGGAGGAGGCCGACGAGAAGATGGAAGAGGCTTCCGAGGCCATCGCCCGTCTGGTCCGCTCCTAG